In Molothrus ater isolate BHLD 08-10-18 breed brown headed cowbird chromosome 22, BPBGC_Mater_1.1, whole genome shotgun sequence, the genomic window cagcagcacccaggggtcGTCGTCCGGGGCTCCTTCGGCGTTCAGCCGCTGCTTCCTCGGGGATTTCCACCAGGACgtgcttggctcctccctggATGTCTGGGGAcgctgccctgccccagcacggCTCAGAGCAGGCCTTGGCTGCGGCCCCTGCTCTgcatccagctgctcctccagcccggccagcagctggcccagggtCACCCTGTCGGCggccggggctctgggggcacCCACGGCGCGTCGCTGGTCGCTGCCCTGGTTCaccatcctccctccctggctccaGTTGGTCACCTGCTGGATCCAGTCCACCAGCCTGcgccagggctgggaggtgacGGCCACTCCCAGGGTGAGCACGGCCACCTGGTAGAGCCGCCAGACGTCCCTGTGCAGGCGGCGCAGGGAGGGCAGCGTGTGCAGGTAGCCCAGCAGGTATCCCGTCAGCGTCCACAGCAGCCCGGGGTTGAAGGCGAAGGCGCTGACCAGCACGATGAGCAGCAGCAAGCCCAGGCCGTAGACGTTGACGAAGAAGACGCTGATGAAGAGCTcggtggcagagcagagcagctcgAAGGCCATCTGGCAGGGCGACCACAGCAGGATGGACACGGCGATGGCTCCGCTGGACACGTGCGCCAGGAAGGCGGCCAGCAGCTCGGCCAGCCTAACCACGGGCCCGGCCAGCGAGTCCCAGAGGGCGGCGAGCAGCGTGAAGAGGTTCTGCGTGCCGATGAGACACACGTTCACCAGGCTGTTGGCCAGGTACATCAGCAGGCTGGAGCCGATGGCCAGCGCCTCGCACAGCTGCCGGCCCAGCGCCTGCCCGCAGCCCAGCACGGCGCCCAGCCCGCGCTGCGCCAGCTCCCGGCCCCGCAGCGCCAGGTGAGACGCCAGGTGAGACACCAGGTGCCCGGCCGCCCGCATGCCCTCCATGGCCCCGTAGCAGCCGCGCACCAGCACCAGCGCATCCCAGCACGCCACCgccgcggcggccgcggccgcgGGCAGGCTGGAGGCCGCggccagcagccacagcagcgCGGACACCAGCGAGGACACCAGGAAGAAGTTGAGGTcgagcaccagcagcagcaggtcgAGCAGCAGGCGCAGCCCGCGGAGCAGCGCGAACAGCACGTCCATGGTCCCCGCGGGGCCGTACGGCAGCTCAGCCGCGGGGCCCCTCCGCCATGGGCGCAGCCATCTTGGCACCCGCCGCCGTGCGCCCCGCGGCCAATCAGCGGCGGGGGCTCCGCCCGGACTCGCTGCTCATTGGTCGATTCGCAGGATgcggcgggggcgcggcgggggcgcggcTTCCAGCAGAGGCCACGCCCACTACGGTGATTTAAAGGGCCAGCAGCGCCCGTTAGCCCGGAGCGTTCACCGCGAGCCACATCGgtttttgcagtgttttaacTGCGGAATGAACACTGTTCATGCAATTCCTGATCTCTTTGTGAATCTGCCCGACTACTTCATAAAGAGGAAAAGCTCATGGCACAGGGACGCTTTCCAATATTCAGGATTGATCCAAGCCcaatccaacctggccttggacactcccagggatggggcaaccacagcttccctgagcaAGCTGTGCCAGTACATAAAGAGGAAAAGCTCATAGCACACGGATACTTTCCAATACCCCAGTCTGATCCAAGCtcagtccagcctggccttgggcactcctagggatggggcagccgcagcttccctgggcaaacTCTGCCAGGACCTCCCACCCTcgcagggaggaatttcttcccaatatcccacaTAACCCTGCCCCCTGTTAGTGGGAAGCCGTTCCCCCTTGTCCCACCACTCCcagaggagggcacagggatgctcaggagatgcagcagctctgctctggagacaggctgggagagctgggggtgtccagcttggggaagagaaggagcaggagaccttggagccccttccagtgcctaaaggagctccaggagacCTGGAGAAGGAGTTTGCACAAGGGATGGAGTGATGGGATGGGGTTCAGgagccaggacagagcaggcacagtgcagggatgggcagggcttGATATCAGCCCCCAAAGCTGGTTCCAAACAGCACAGGGGGATCCCACCACCCGCAGTGGCCATGCATGAGTGGGGTTTGTGCcagcctgagccctggcacagggaagctcTGCACTTGCCAGCAGGATCCCCTGGGCCTGTTTGGGACAGAGTCAGCCCAGGGTCACCCGGCCAAGCAGTTTCCTGCAGGAGGTTTGAACATAAAGCCATGGCCATGGCTCACACCAAGGTTAcagccctggagcaggtcctgccctccctgctggacCCCAGCCAGGGCGTGGGGCTGTCAAAGCCTTGGCTCTGCCGTGCCCCAGGGGACggtccagccctgctgccctgaagGCGATGACAAGTTCAGGAAAATGCAGCCCTGAAGCCCAAGGCTTTTTAAGGAAGGAGAGGGCGAGTGCAGTGCCTGATGACCCACGGGAAAGCCATGTGCAGCCCAGGAGGCTCCGGCCAGCGCGGGGCCGAGGGGGGAAGCACCACAGCCCGGGCAGCGAGGCACCAGCCCCGAGGGAGCCGGGGCCACCTTCCTGCAGGTGGCTCCCTGAGCAGGGCGGGGTCcggtgtctgtctgtccgtgcCCGGGCTCTGTCGTGCTGTCTGGCGCTGTGGCTCCGAGGCAGCgctgctgcatccccagggaGCGCACGCCAGTGACGGAGTCAGGATGCTTTCAGCATTTATGGTAATGTTTGGGTTTCTCATCGCTTTCCCAaacaggagaagggaaaagagagccGAGCCAAGGGCTGGGCGTGCTCCGCTCATTCCCTGCCTCCGGCTGTGCACCTGCCTCGCCCTCCCCGCTCCCGGTGCCCGCCCGTGCCCTGCCGTGCCCGGGGCACCCTGGTGGGCTCCCACCGCCGGGCCGGGGGGCAGCGGCTGCAGCGTTCAGGGGTCGTGGCTCCAcggcagggctgctctgtgctccgTGGGATGCAGGGGAGCTCTGCCCGCTCTCATTCCGGTGGGATGTCCAGCCCCAGGGCGTCCCGACCTGCAGGAGAGAGGCGCAGGGGGCTGGGACAGTGATTCggctggagcagagaggggaaacCTTTGGATGGAAACCCTTCCCGGGGCTCCGCGGGGACACAGAGCTGCCCACCGAGgtgcctggcagccaggctggggtgggacCCCTCCTCACAAGGACAGTCCCCGGCTGCTGATGCACTCGCTGGAGTCTGGGGCGCACTcccagctgtggagctgtggcagcacacGGGGTGTACCCCCCTTGTGagcctcctcccctcctcatcctcactggGCACAGACTCTGCTGCCATCGGGGACCCCCCGAGCCCGCCCTGAGGACGCAGAGCCCGGCACGAGTGCGGCTcccgcagccctgccctgccgggAGCCCCGGGCCAGCGCAGCGCCGGCGGGGCTGGCACcgagcccggccccggggctgctgcaTCACGGCTCCATCACCGAGCTGAGCTCACCCCGCGTTCCAGAAAAACTGCAGCCAGGGGACGCCAGGGCTGCCTCAGCCCTCACCCCGAGCCCTTCTGGATTTATCTGGaagcagagggaggcagggaacagctccagggctgcGTGTCCCAGGAGCCAGGGATTCTCTGGAGCCTGGGGGgattccccagccccagcatctTGTCCTGCCTCCCTTGATCCTTGGGCACATCCCCAGGGGACTTATGGAGTGTGGGTCCTGCTGGTGTCactccagtgctcccagtgtgctcccagcattcccagtgtgctcccagtgttcccagtgtgTTCCCAGTGTGCTCCCAGAGCTCTTAGTGGGTTCCCAGTGTGTTCCCAGTGTGCTCCCAGAGCTCTTAGTGtgctcccagtgttcccagtgctcccagtgtgcTCCCGGTGTTCCCAGTGTGCTCCCAGTGTGCTCCCAGCGCTCCCAGTGTTTCCAGTGTGCTCCCAGTGTGCTCCCAGTGTGCTCCCAGCGCTCCCAGTGTGCTCCCAGTGTGCTCCCagtgtgctcccagtgctcccagtgtgctcccagtgttcccagtgctcccagtaagcCCCCAGCTGCCTGAGCAGCGGGCACCATGCCCAGGGTGCCCTCCCCTGCAGACGCAGGGCGTGTGGCAGCCCCgagagccaggccaggctgcacagTCCTGCCGGGCCCTGCCTCACCCCGGGTGCCCCCAGGCCGGCCCTGCCCAGCGCTCTGCAGCCCCGAGCTCGCCGGCCAGGCGGGAACAATGGCTCATTGCGCTGCATCCGCTGCGGAAAATCCCCCAGCCCCCCTCGGGCTGCGCTCCAGGACGCTGTGCCTCGCTCTTCCTCTGGCCTTGGAGGGGCAGCTGAAGGATCCCCCACACCCTGCGGGCAGGGAACGCCCCGAGGCTGCTGGGGAGAGTCCtcaggaaggacctggagctgcagggagcccagccctgtccccagcaggcacagccttCCCTCATATTGCTCACCCTGCGGCCCTGAGCAGGAGCACGAGGGCTGCTCGCCGCATTTCTGGAGGGCTCTGTGTCTCCCCACGACGGGAGCTGGGATGTCTATCTCCTCCTGGAGCCTGGCCAGACAGCCCTGGGAAAGACAAGTCCTCTTCCATGGGAAAGTCGTGCAAGAAGGAATTCCTCtctggccagcccagccccaccgTTCCCCAGGGCCCTGGTGGGACTGTGCCCTGCTTGCTGCCTTGTCCCAGTCAGTCCCCAGTTTCCCCCACCCCTCTCCACAGGGAACCTTCCCAAAGGCCTCCAAAGGGATCCCCTGCAAGAAGGGCTCCCCCAAAGCTGAGCCTTTAGCCCGGGGCCAATCTCTCATTAGGTTTTCTCACAAATGATCCTAATGAACCATCCCGGGGgagccctgcagacacagccaggaggaAGAGATCCCTGCAGGCAAGCCCAGGGAGTGATGCTGCATGCCCATCCCAgcttctcctcccttccttggCAGCAGGGAGCCGGAAAAGCCGGGtgagagggcagggctgctcctcctgcccactCCCCTGTCAGCCGTGGCATTGGCAAGCGCTGGCTGAGCGTGGCCAGGACCCCTCATtgtcccctgggcagcccatgcCAGACCCCACAGCCTGAGCCATCATCTGCCCCATTGTGTGGGTGAATGCCCAGCCCTAGACCCATCTCTGCCCCATTGTGTGGGCAGCCCTGGACCCATCTCTGCCCCATTGTGTGGGtgagtgcccagccctgtcccggCCGGCACACAATGGGGCCATTTTCCGGCCGGCGTGGAAGTGCTCCCAAGGAAAAGGACGGTTTATAAACAGCTCCTGGCTTCCCCCGGCCGCCCCATCAGCGCCCATCCCCACATCCTGCCCTCCCTCGTGCCCGCAGCGCTCCCAGGCTGGGACACGGACGTGACCAGCCCGTGTGTGAGCCGGGGCAGGACGTGGCTGTCAcaccctgtcccagggctgcacctGCTCCgggccctggggctcctgcagccccaggatgtccagtgacagccctgggcacagggctccCTCTCCACATGCCTTCCTTGGCAGTGGCTCTCAGCTGGATAAggttctccctctctctccagcTGTCCTTGTCCATCCACCCTGCACGCAGCTCCCGAGGCAGGGAGCAAGGGCAGCTCCACAGCCTTGTCTGCCACCCCTGTGAGCCACAAACCAGCCCTCAAAGGCAGTCCTGGAGCCCTGGGGTGCTGCTTGtgtcctctgccagcagcaacACCATCACCAGGGCAGGATCCTGAGCTCTCTCTGCACTGGGCTGGGCGACCCttgccagctcagctccttttTGGGGCTTTGCCACCGCTCTGCATCCGCTGAGCCCCGGCCACCCCCGCACAGCTGCTCCAAAAATTGCTCTCCTCTGTGACAGACATCCAGATGTCAccttcctttcccccccccaccttccttcccccttccGCTCCTGTCCTTCCTTTCTCCACCCTCCCGGctcctccaggctcctgctcgGCCCCTCCTGAACAAAGGCCCCGTAGCCATGGTTAATAATCCCCTCAGAAAGGCCCTGCacaagagcagaggaaggagagaggagacaCAAAGGAGCCGCTGGGAGCCAAGCCAAGGAGGAAGGGGGCTGGATGGAGGCGTTTtcctccagctgaggaggaCATGGAACTCCAAGAGGGCTCCCAGAGGTGAACAGAGATGAGGCAGGGGTACCCCAAAGTGACCTCACGGCACCCAGGGAGCAGAGAACCAAAGGCTGGGCAGCCCAGGAGGGTTCCTGTACTCACCCCAGAGTGCAAAGCCCTGTGTaagccccagagccccccaaaatgcagcagcagggactggcAGGAGGTGCCCCAAGGGTGAGGGGAGCAgtggcaggggagcagctggagctcctgggcGGTGTGGGAACGCTTGGAGCTGGCCTgaatcccatcccttccccggGGACAGGGCCCCTGGCGGCCCTGACAGTGTTGTGTGAAGaggtgcaggcctggctggacACAGCCAGAGGCTTCCACtctgcacagctgccctgcatCCACCCCAGAgacctgcagggagctgagccagcccccagcccatggGCACCAGGGCCATGTCATGGAcaccagggccagccccagcccatgggCACCAGGGCCATGTCATGGAcaccagggccagccccagcccatgggcaccagagctgggccagcccccagcccatggGCATTGCTGAGGGTTCACTGggggcagctggcacagagcacccCAAGCAcgccccagagcccagcccagcctctctgggctTGGCTGCAGGGCCCAGGGAAGGCACAGGGCCCCCGTCCCACCTGGGACACACGAGCTGCCTGTcaggacaggcacaggcacagcccacGCTGAGCCAGCTCCCTCTGGCAGCGTCCCAAGGTCCCCACATCAGCAGGGATCCGTCTGGGGGTGCAGGAAAAGGTGGAAGAGCTGTGGTGTGTGCTGGGatgcacagccccaggcctagctctgtgctggccatggctcccctctggctgcagagagccaggcccagcaggagccagaggaggGAGGCAAATGCAATTGCACACTTCCAGATCATTCCCGCAGCCTGCGATGCTCAGATAAGGCCGGGAAatcagccctgccctgggcagggtccTGTGCATCCCAGatttccagcagctgtgccagggactggcaaagcctcacctctgccaggggcagaactgcctgcccaggcacagcctcctctgagaggtggcaggagggatggagcaggagagtgctgggagctgtgggggcCCAGGCACCAAAATCCCTCCAGTGCCAGAGggtgggagctctgggagctgctctgtgcctcaggtggggccagagctctgctgcctggcttCCCCACCCCAGCTGTGTGCGTGGGGTGTGACACAGGAGCCTGATCCACGGTGTGTGTGCATCGCTGTGAGCGGGGACTGCAGCCAAATCCATTAAGGCAGCAGATAAACAAGGAGGCGTGAGatcaggcagcagggagggaagatgAAGGTGGCCAGCCTGCCCCGCTCCCCACGCAGTCCCCGAGCCCGCCGGGTGCCACACACAGCGTGGCAGGGCGATTTCATGCCATCTGTTCATGCCTTGATTTCCAATCCTGCCCCTCTTCCCCAgaattattcatttatttgggggaaaaagcaCAAGTTTTCTTCAAAGTGAAGCAGGCTGCGGcctgagcagctggaggcagagccgTGCAGTGAGAGCAGGGGGCTGCCTGAGGGTGGCATGCTCCCCAGCCTGTTTTCCCCAGGGAGTGGCAGTGCCCTTTCCAACTGCTGGGAATTTTCTGCAGAGGTTTTCTTAGCAAcgttctgctttatttttaacacGGAATAAAAGTTAGCCCCAGAACAAAATGCACCAGGGGCGTGTCAGCCGAGCTCTCCCGCTTTGTTTGTTTGACTTCGGTGGATGCTTTCCCGTGGGCCTCCTTCCTTCTCAGGGTGGCATTTGAGGGGTGTTTTGTGCCAAGTGGAaaatccctttccctgctccaaggagagcagagcctgaggctCCTCCGGTGCTGCATCCTGCCCTTTGGAGGGAGGGGCAGAGTGAGAACATTGTCAGGGAGTCCCTGAGCCCGGGGTACCCACTCAGGGTGGATTTCCCCACCACAAGCAGGGAGCTCCTGCCACGAGGTGTGAGAGCATCTCAAAAGTGAGGCTgtgaggctggagagcagctcctgagcatcCCGTGGATGATGTCACAGCTCCCTTGCACTTGTTCTTCCCAGCAAAGGGAGGAGGCCTCCcctgtccagcagcagctcgAGGGCTCTCAGCCTTATCGCTGCCCAGCATTGCCATTTTAAGCAACTGATCTCCTGGGGAAAAAACTTAATCATTTCCGATGAATCACTGAGTGTGTTTGGCTGGGAAAGTCTTGTGAGgggggtgctggtgctggtcagccatgcagaggaggaggaggaggaggagggcatgGGAAGGCTGCTGCATGGCACCAGCCGGGGAGCagcgctggggctgggggccagCACAGGGGGCTGGCGGTGGGAGAGGTGCTTGGGCATTCCCAGGAGGAATTCTGTGCCTCAGGGGAACCTGCAGCCCGGCCCTGGAGGGGCTCAGGGACATTCCCAGGAGGAATTCTGTGCctcaggggagctgcagcccgGCCTTGGAGAGGCTCAGGGACATTCCCAGGAGGAATTCCGTGCctcaggggagctgcagcccgGCCTTGGAGAGGCTCAGGGACATTCCCAGGAGGAATTCCGTGCctcaggggagctgcagcccgGCCTTGGAGAGGCTCAGGGACATTCCCAGGAGGAATTCTGTGCctcaggggagctgcagcccgGCCTTGGAGAGGCTCAGGGAGGGTCGGAGGgatgcagcccctgctgccgGAGGACGGGAATGCTGCAGGGAAAGCAAgtggagaagagaaaaggatGTGCAAAAGTTCAGAGCGTCTGGGCTGAGAGCGGGAGGAGGgcactgtcacagccctgggtgcGTCCCCACGTGTGATGAATCTGAACCAGTGAGTTTCGGCTGTCCTGTGAATGGGGGAGCGAAACGGCGTTGAAGGTGAAGAAAACCTTTGTCCTCCAACAGCCCTCCTGGCTGTGACTGACccggggaaactgaggcacggagcCAGGCTGTGACAGGGCAGGGGCGCTGGGGCCGGgtgtgctgcagcacctggcGGGGTTTGTTGTGCTCCTCCCGGCTCTGCCGCGGGCTGCCGGAGGGGCCGGGCTGGGTGATTACCCCTGGATAATGGGAGCCTTGTGCAGCTCGGCGAGTCCCCCGCCCCCGGGCCGGCCCCTGGCCAGGCCGCTGCCCCGGCCACGGCGgggaacagctcctgcacagccgCCCCATTCAGCAACAGCTGCGCGGGGGCTCGGGCCGCGGATCGCTGCGATACCCTGGGGCCCCGCCTCGGGGACAGCACGGGGCtcccggcggggctgggggacaccgaggctcagcaggggctggggtgcGAAGCCTGCAGACCCTGGTGGCCCGCCTGGACACGAGCCTGCTCCGCTCCCAGCCCAAGCCGCCCCCAGGTGTCCGTCGGAGCCCAGACAATGACAAACAGTGTTTTGCCTGCGTGTTTTGAGTCTGTCTTTGTTTGGCGTGGGTTCAAAGGTGGCCCCCGGCTGTGGCCGGGCTTTAGGGCagtgtggggctgagcagggcactAGGTCACTTGTGGTTATCGCCACTGCTACCTGCACATTGGACTCTCAGGGAATGTCGCACCGCCGGCATTCCCCAAACGCTCTGAAAAACACATCCCACGCCTCGGCCCCCTTCTCTGGGTCTGTGAGCGATTCCACCTCCAGCGCCCGGCTGTCTGCCTGCCTCAGCCCGTGCACGCCcggacaggcaggagctggcaggtcTGCGAGCCCCTCCGGCGGAGCTGGGGCCGGTccgagcggggcgggggccgggccgggccgggccgggccgggctgggctgggctgggctgggccgggctgggctgggctgggctgggggccgggCCGAGCGCTGCCCGCGGCCGTGCGGGGCCGGACACCGCTCTGCGGGGCTGGGCGGCGACGGCGCCCGCCCGGCTGCGGCTGCGGGTGATAAGCGGCTGCGGGCGGTGGGCAGGCACCgcgccttcctcctcctcctcctcctctcctcctcctcctctccacctcctcctcctgacGTCAGCCCACGGCCCCGCTCAGTCTCGGGCGGCCGGCGGCGGGCATGGCTGGggggcggcggccggcggggctcgccctgggctggggctgcttcctcctgctctgctgcgGTGAGTGGctgcgggcagggccgggcag contains:
- the RNF26 gene encoding E3 ubiquitin-protein ligase RNF26 — its product is MDVLFALLRGLRLLLDLLLLVLDLNFFLVSSLVSALLWLLAAASSLPAAAAAAAVACWDALVLVRGCYGAMEGMRAAGHLVSHLASHLALRGRELAQRGLGAVLGCGQALGRQLCEALAIGSSLLMYLANSLVNVCLIGTQNLFTLLAALWDSLAGPVVRLAELLAAFLAHVSSGAIAVSILLWSPCQMAFELLCSATELFISVFFVNVYGLGLLLLIVLVSAFAFNPGLLWTLTGYLLGYLHTLPSLRRLHRDVWRLYQVAVLTLGVAVTSQPWRRLVDWIQQVTNWSQGGRMVNQGSDQRRAVGAPRAPAADRVTLGQLLAGLEEQLDAEQGPQPRPALSRAGAGQRPQTSREEPSTSWWKSPRKQRLNAEGAPDDDPWVLLKEQEERKKCVICQDQTKTVLLLPCRHLCLCQECTEVLLQQDIYQRNCPLCRQVILQTLNVYL